A segment of the Paramisgurnus dabryanus chromosome 5, PD_genome_1.1, whole genome shotgun sequence genome:
caacctagaaaacgtgaaaaagatcaacccagtaacttagttttggtaaacttctctctacaagcacatgaaaaaataggttgttgaaatttggctcttcTTATGATGTCAtgaggagctcttattataataatataataataccaaaacggcacatttttgcacacacctacaaagtggcaattttaacatactataataaattatttatttggtattttaagcttaaacttcacatatgtactctgggggaaccaaagatttatttgacaacttaaaaaagtcttgtgccatggcccctttaatccACACTGATCACCCTTGTGACCTCTGCGCTAGAGACTTCACCTGCTAATACTCCTCCCAGCCAGCAGGGGGCATTATAGAGGGGGTTTACTAAAGAACCATGTGGATGAAGAGCAATCCGTGGAGAAGTTGAGGTGGTACGAGCAGGGTTCAAAAGGAAGAAAAAATCTTCTACAAGCATACAAGACAGTGGAGGATGCATTAGCAGGCTGCCTGTTTCTTTCTGGTGATCCGTTTGTCAGTAACCCGAACATCACTGTGGAGGATCATGGCCTGTATGTGTCTTCCTATCAACTCAATTGTTCCTCAAGGGTCCGGAACCAAACTCAGCACCCGCAAAGAATCATGTGAGAGAGGGGCGAGGGTGTACAAAATAATGCTAGGATGCACACTTGCTATCTAATTCATGTGTTCCTGTATCTCAAGTACAGCACGACACTGATGCTAAAGTTGTGGGTTTGAAATGTAGATGTTAAATGTTCTGTAAATTGCTTTCAAGTGTCTGCCAAAAGCATATGAATTAAATTATCCTGCTTTGGCAGTGGTTTCAAAATGGCAGACCACTTCAATAGCAAAAGATAAATTGCAGACCACTTAAGTCCAAATCTTATTCTGGAGTATAATTCCTCTGCACCAGTGGGCTAAGCTTTATTCCCTTTTGTCAGTGAAAACAGCCAATCAACATGCAGACACCCAGAACACACAGAGTATAGCCTGGCCAACTGGCCAACATTTCAGTTAAAGGAAAAACACAGTAAAGACCTTGCACATACAGAATAATTATTATGGTGCTCCATTAGAGCTCAGTGGTAGAGGATTGCGTTTgtagcacaaaaggtcatgggttcaggGAACTCACATACTGATAGAAAATGGATAtgtttaatgcactgtaagtcgctttgaataaagtacctgccaaatgcataaatgtacagTAAACGTCATGGCACCCATCCCTTACCCAACCAAATATACTAGTGAGATGTTTTAGGTGTAACTTTATATACCTGCTCAGGTGTGGTTGAAGAGTCTGTGGGCACTGTTATTGGGATTGTTGTGGCAGCTGGTGCCGTGATATAAAGGCTGGTTGCTCTGGTTCTGACTCAGTTCAAGGACAAACTGAATTGCCTAAAGTGATGGGAGGTGACTGTATGAACTACAAATGTTGAAAAGGCCAATGGTACAGCAGAACAAGCCGGCATGCATAAGCCAAGGTCTGAATTAACCGCATTACATGACAGAATGAGATTGGTGATTGATGAGACATTTATCTGATATATGAACCGTTTTGCTTTTGTCAATTTAAACTCATTTAACCGCATACATCTTTCATTGTAAGAAAAGGATTATGTGAACcatgtttaaatatttgtatttctGCATGAATGCCCTCTTAGTTCATGAATGTTTTTGGGGTGTTTTGCCTGAATTACTCAGTTCATGGCATAGCATTCCAGTCCGGCTGAAGTTAGTTTCTGAAgggtttattatttatttcagtatGCTGTGTGTTTGTATTCTAGATCATTTTATTGCATGACTCAACTTCTCTTGAGATTTAAATGAGTAATGGACATGTTTAGAATTTCctaaaactaatttaaaaaattttatcAGTGGTCCAAAAGATTTTGAGCTATAAGCAAAGCACAgatcattaaaatttggctccctctgtgatgtcagaaagggataataccgccccttaatctgcactatccaaccactgcactgtcatttaaagcagagatcagctcCTTACTAAATGGcggtgccgtggttggatagtgcagataaggGGCGGTATActattatccctttctgacatcacagggggagccaaatttcaattacctattttttcacagagaatggtttacaaaaactaagttattgggttgttctttttcacattttctatgttgatacaagcactggggacccaattatagcacttaaacattgaaaaagtcagattttcataatatgtcccctttgaATACTAAATGTGATGTGATCTGTTTTCTCGacacaataataacaataattcagtgctttagaaacttactttgcCAAATTCTCCATTTTCACCGCTGTGACCCCTGTAACACCCACCTGGGCTCTTCTTAACACCTCAAAAATAGCCGGTTGTTTACAGATTTGTGACTGTATGCTGCTATCTCATGGGCTCAAGTTTGTTTCCTGTGAAACTCATTCTCTATCCTGCTGTCACAAATAAACAAGTTGTGTTATTCTCTGGTGAATTCTGTATCATGTACTAACTTGAGCAACTACAGTGTGAAAAGTTTCCAACAGCTCATTTCTTGGGACAACAGCAATTAAAGCATTTTAACATCAAAGATGAAGGAGGAATCTTACATGCAGAAGATGTAgccgtagttcaccgagaagctaggcaaaatcgcatagatTATCGGCGTCGGttttcctcgattatgaacacgattttgcctagcttctctgtgaactacagctctgtgtagtaaatgccgctccatctgataCCAGCaaatggcgatttaatactaatcacagaaccggctttactgatgaaacactattcgggccaatcacaacatacagattagctggcctaTCAGAGACACAGGACTTCTAGAacaaatctgtgcatttcaggaagagagtgaaatctggagcaacaaaaatgtacagtatgtggaaaaagtgttttttgaaacataaaccatgcaacacattgttttatacaaaaaaaattgttttaggcaaataggtgctctttaagaagAACGAGAGATGAACTTCACAGGATGACTCCATCTCCATTAAAAGACACAGTTTTTTCAGACAGAGTTTCCAATCTTTTTATTCTTTGATACTGAAAACACTACAACACACTGTTAACGTACCACTACAGAGGTCACAATTACCTAACCGCACACTCATGCACACTCCAAATCACTTACACTCAGGTTAACACACTCACGTGAATATGATGACAGTAAAGAAACAcacagagcagaaatcacattAGGGACAAAAAAAGGattcaaataaataaaggtAGCCTCCATGATCCCATTTTGACTTCCGTTGTTCCCTGTTTTTGTAAAGCACATTTCTATTGGTCACAGAGAAAAGGGGGTGAGAATAAACACTGTGCTCCCCTGTGCTCCAAACACAAGCAACGAGGACTCATGGGAAAGCAGGTGATGCGGAAAAGATGATGAACGTTTTCTGTCGTTGTGCTTAAAGTGTTTGGTCTCAGCACAGAGAGATACAGAGGCATTTGCTTAAGATGTTCAAATACAATCTTACAGTTCAAACACCAAGTTTTCCTGTCAGCTAGTGTGAAAACACACAGTTTTAAAGACTTTCACTTGTCTTGTTTAGATCAGCAGTGGTGTATATTAAGACTATAGGGACACATGCACACAGGAGCACTGGGAAATCCACTGCACAGCACAGAAGAGGAAAGATGTGAGGTCAGAGGTTGAATTTAGTCCTCGAGAGTACGGAAAGCATTCTGCATGTCTTCTAGCAGCTGGGCGTAGTCTGCTTTTATTTTTGCCTCACCCTCTTTGACCGGATCctacaacaaacaaaaatgcatgaagTGATGTCGAATCGAGGCGTAATCAACCGTCTCACAGATAATATATCTAAGCGCTCACAATACGGATGCTAATGTTGCTGTGTCATTCAAAATCCTTTAAATGAACCCTTTGAAAGCTGAAGCGTGTCATTTTTTTGCTGTTAAAATACGTCTCCCGAGTTTACTCAATCTaccatattatatattataaatcaCAACAGCAATCAAACAGCCGCTACCTTAAATTTCATGGAGCTGAGCCTGTAAAGAATTTCTCCCATGTGTTCACGGATCTGCGCCCAGGTGATCTTGTTGTCGCTCTGAGCCGTGGTCTCGACAGCGTGCCGTGACATGTCATAAAAAGCTATCGTGTTGGACAGGATCCCCACAGTCTTATAAAAAGGACAAAACCTGGAAAAAAAAGGGAGTGAGACAGAACATTTAAATGACTGATAAAGAGCAAGAATATTGAAGGAGGGCTGTGGAAATGTCAtgtctttaaaggaaaacaccacagttttacaatattttactatgttcttacctcaacttagatgaattacaTACCTGTCTTTTTCAATACGTacacttttaatttttgtacagcgcttcttgaatgtgttagcatttagcctagccccattcattcctatggctccaaacaaaagttttatttaggcccaccatacttactcgtgtaactacttatgtgacagtctttaaatagggaaaacatggaagtgtttggtggcttataaattcatccctgtttggagccatgggaatgaatggggctaggctaaatgctaacacaatcATGActcgctgtacaaagattaaaagtgcacgcattgaaaaaagataggtatgtatattaatttgtctaagttgaggtaagaacataataaaatattgaaaaacggtggtgttttcctttaatacagTGATGTTTTCATAGATACAATACCTGTCATAGGGGGTGTAACCGTTCTGTTGTAGAAAATCATCTTTAATGAGCTTGGCCACTTCCAAAGTGATCTTATCCGTCTCAGCCAGAGAGCCCTGTAGATGAaaataaaatctacagtaaatcaGCATACTGTATAACAATATAAAATCTACACATTCATTCATCCTTCCATTCATTGATATATCCAAAATTTTGCACCGCTCCCAAGCAGCCACAGATTTTATTAACAAAGCACAAATAAACTTCACTTCACCTTTCCAACAAGCTGCACAATTTCAGCGAGGTCTTCTTCCTCCTGCAGAATCTCTTTGGCTTTGGTACGAAGAGGGACAAATTCAGGGAAGTGTTTGTCATAGTATTCATCCAGCGCTCTTGTATATTTACTGTAACTGATGAGCCAGTTAACAGAGGGGAAGTGTTTCCTCTGAGCGAGCTTTTTATCTAGACCCCAAAAGACCTGAAGAGAGAATCAGCattaatgagaaaaaaaaaacatggattCTACTCCTGTTtaatatattaattattaatacactataaacgtaactgtaactaaagggatagttcactttaaaattaaaattctgttatcatttactcgtCCTCATGTTcttctaaatctgtatgaatttcttttttctgatgaacacaaaagaagatattttaagaaattatggtaaacacacagcagtaagtgaccatagacttccatagtaggaaaaaaatattttggaagtattgtgataaatgactaagaaaatgttttgataaatgatggtaagcacacagttgacggtacacattaaattccattatatttttttattcctactatggaagtctatggtcacttactacTGTGTGTTtcccatcatttctcaaaatatcttcttttgtgttgatcagaaaaaagaaattcatacaggtttagaacaacatgaggacgaGTAaaggatgacagaattttaattttaaagtaaactatccctttaacaaatatttatagAAGGTACACCTACCTGTACAATGCCAAGAGTGGCTGAAGTCACAGGATCTGAGAAGTCACCACCAGGGGGAGACACACTACAAGGAAATATTCATTCAAAACAGTCAACCAATCTTTAAAACTCAGCAATGGTCATTTtattctacataaaatcatcctacataatataaagaacaGTCCG
Coding sequences within it:
- the LOC135732190 gene encoding LOW QUALITY PROTEIN: uncharacterized protein (The sequence of the model RefSeq protein was modified relative to this genomic sequence to represent the inferred CDS: inserted 2 bases in 1 codon; substituted 1 base at 1 genomic stop codon) — its product is MPREKKSMAGPWKYAEIRENATEKLSDCDTTERLHLLILLPASRGHYRGGLLKNHVDEEQSVEKLRWYEQGSKGRKNLLQAYKTVEDALAGCLFLSGDPFVSNPNITVEDHGLYVSSYXNSIVPQGSGTKLSTRKESCVVEESVGTVIGIVVAAGAVIXRLVALVLTQFKDKLNCLK